A single Carnobacterium alterfunditum DSM 5972 DNA region contains:
- the fmt gene encoding methionyl-tRNA formyltransferase: protein MIKIIFMGTPAFSVPILEALIDSEYQVVAVVTQPDRPVGRKRVLQASPVKAAALEHGLPIFQPEKISGSSEMDALIALEPDLIVTAAFGQFLPQKLLSVPKYGAINVHASLLPKYRGGAPVHYALMKGEKETGVSIMYMEKKMDAGDIIAQKSLEISRDDDVGTLFDRLSALGKDLLMETLPKLLAGDITPVKQNEAEVTFSPNIKREEEEVDWTKTATEVDYQVRGMRPWPVAYTVAEGKRLKLWDVTPTEEKTTASPGTIIRIEKEALYLACGNQTVVKINEVQPAGRSKMTIMAFLTGVGSQLKVGEKVGSNGK, encoded by the coding sequence ATGATAAAAATCATATTTATGGGAACTCCTGCTTTTTCAGTTCCAATACTTGAAGCATTGATTGATTCCGAGTATCAAGTGGTAGCTGTTGTTACTCAACCAGATAGACCAGTAGGCAGAAAAAGAGTATTGCAAGCCTCACCAGTTAAAGCTGCTGCTCTTGAGCATGGTTTACCTATATTTCAACCGGAAAAGATCTCAGGTTCATCTGAAATGGATGCACTCATCGCACTAGAACCTGACTTGATCGTTACAGCTGCATTTGGTCAATTTTTGCCGCAAAAATTATTATCTGTTCCTAAATACGGAGCTATCAATGTGCATGCTTCTTTGTTGCCCAAGTACCGTGGTGGAGCACCAGTCCACTATGCTCTGATGAAGGGAGAAAAAGAAACTGGGGTCTCTATTATGTACATGGAGAAAAAAATGGATGCAGGAGATATAATCGCACAGAAATCATTAGAAATTTCTAGAGATGATGATGTCGGAACGTTATTTGATCGTTTAAGTGCATTAGGTAAAGACTTATTGATGGAAACTTTACCGAAATTATTAGCAGGAGATATTACGCCAGTAAAACAAAACGAAGCGGAAGTTACTTTTTCACCTAACATTAAACGCGAAGAAGAAGAGGTAGATTGGACCAAAACAGCAACTGAAGTTGATTATCAAGTTCGCGGCATGCGTCCTTGGCCAGTAGCCTATACTGTAGCAGAGGGGAAAAGGCTGAAGTTATGGGATGTGACGCCTACTGAAGAAAAAACAACTGCTTCTCCCGGAACCATTATACGGATTGAAAAAGAAGCACTCTATTTAGCTTGCGGGAATCAGACAGTTGTAAAAATAAATGAAGTTCAACCAGCTGGAAGAAGTAAAATGACTATCATGGCTTTTTTAACTGGAGTGGGAAGCCAACTAAAAGTTGGAGAAAAGGTAGGGTCAAATGGAAAATAA
- the rsmB gene encoding 16S rRNA (cytosine(967)-C(5))-methyltransferase RsmB, whose protein sequence is MENNENLQKRNVKKTSRYLAMSILERTDKMGSYSNLLINEAIQKNNLSAADARLLTELVYGVLQRKLTLDFYLAPFLNEDKKIDAWVRNLLRLSIYQMIYLDKIPVHAILFEAVEVAKKKGHIGISKFINGVLRNADRKGFPSTEMIEDPIERLSIELSMPRWLVERFTADIGLEETKKMGESLLRPSHASARVNGKFLTVAEALKAMEEEGFDVRKSTISTVGIISDGGHFASSPLFQSGQLTIQDESSQLVAPILQLEPHHQILDACAAPGGKTTHIASYLSAEEGGKVTALDLHEHKVALITENAKRMHVEDVVTAMKLDARNVDQVFTDEQFDRILVDAPCSGLGLMRRKPDIKYTKKEKDLLNLQRVQLGILEQVAPKLKVGGLLVYSTCTITNEENKETVEKFLASHLDFEQAPIMVEEPLSECLKDGSLQIYPHDFGTDGFFISCLRKIQK, encoded by the coding sequence ATGGAAAATAATGAAAATCTGCAAAAAAGAAATGTTAAAAAGACAAGCCGTTATTTAGCTATGTCAATCTTAGAACGAACAGATAAGATGGGTTCGTATTCAAATTTACTGATCAATGAAGCAATCCAAAAAAATAATTTAAGTGCGGCAGATGCACGCTTGTTAACCGAATTGGTATATGGCGTATTGCAACGGAAATTAACGTTGGATTTTTATTTAGCCCCTTTTTTAAATGAAGATAAAAAAATTGATGCATGGGTCCGGAATCTATTAAGATTGTCCATCTATCAAATGATTTATTTAGATAAAATACCGGTTCATGCAATTTTGTTTGAAGCTGTTGAAGTAGCTAAGAAAAAAGGCCATATCGGGATCAGTAAATTTATTAATGGTGTATTGAGAAACGCTGATCGTAAAGGCTTCCCCAGCACTGAAATGATTGAAGATCCTATCGAACGATTGAGTATCGAGTTAAGCATGCCAAGGTGGTTAGTCGAAAGATTCACTGCAGATATTGGGTTGGAAGAAACTAAAAAAATGGGTGAGTCTTTACTTCGTCCCAGTCATGCAAGTGCACGAGTGAATGGAAAATTCTTAACGGTTGCAGAAGCACTGAAAGCCATGGAAGAAGAAGGCTTTGATGTTCGCAAAAGTACCATTTCTACAGTTGGTATAATCAGTGATGGCGGACATTTTGCCTCATCACCTTTATTTCAATCTGGGCAGTTAACGATTCAAGATGAATCTTCTCAACTAGTTGCGCCTATTTTACAATTAGAGCCGCATCACCAAATTTTAGATGCGTGTGCTGCTCCAGGTGGGAAAACAACTCATATTGCTTCTTACTTATCTGCTGAAGAGGGTGGAAAAGTGACAGCACTCGATCTGCATGAACATAAAGTAGCTTTGATTACTGAAAATGCTAAAAGAATGCATGTAGAAGATGTTGTAACAGCAATGAAATTGGATGCCAGAAATGTAGATCAAGTGTTTACGGATGAACAGTTTGATCGTATATTAGTAGATGCTCCTTGTTCTGGTTTAGGGTTAATGAGACGTAAACCAGATATCAAATATACTAAGAAGGAAAAAGATTTATTAAACTTACAAAGAGTACAACTTGGTATTTTGGAACAAGTAGCTCCAAAATTAAAAGTAGGTGGACTTTTAGTTTATAGTACCTGTACAATAACAAATGAGGAAAATAAAGAAACAGTCGAGAAATTCCTAGCTTCTCATTTAGACTTTGAACAAGCTCCTATAATGGTTGAAGAACCGCTATCTGAATGTTTGAAAGATGGATCTCTTCAAATTTATCCACATGATTTTGGAACAGATGGCTTTTTTATTAGTTGCTTAAGAAAAATACAGAAATAA
- a CDS encoding Stp1/IreP family PP2C-type Ser/Thr phosphatase → MEVVFRSDTGKKRKNNQDFVGYFINKKNIILAILCDGMGGHRGGDVASEMAVSHLGHSWEESDLQDAEQITQWMLTRISLENKRILEKSRQFSDLEGMGTTLVAAALVNNEFVIANIGDSRGYHYTAGRLNQVTEDHSLVNELVKSGEISLEAAENHPRKNVLTRSLGVTEEIDIDVTILPALPNDQMLLCSDGLTNMVKDQDIKNILSAQKSAQEKVETLIAMANERGGYDNITIILVHTKTEGGDNNHGKGEETERPL, encoded by the coding sequence ATGGAAGTTGTATTTCGCAGTGATACAGGCAAGAAGAGAAAAAACAATCAAGATTTTGTAGGTTACTTTATAAATAAAAAAAATATTATTCTAGCTATTCTTTGTGATGGAATGGGCGGGCATCGAGGTGGGGATGTTGCTAGCGAAATGGCTGTTTCTCATTTAGGGCATTCATGGGAAGAATCAGATCTTCAGGATGCTGAGCAAATCACACAATGGATGTTGACACGTATTAGTCTTGAAAACAAACGTATCTTGGAGAAATCACGTCAATTTTCTGATTTAGAAGGAATGGGGACCACACTTGTAGCTGCAGCACTGGTCAACAACGAATTCGTTATTGCGAATATTGGTGATAGCAGAGGATACCACTACACTGCTGGGCGCTTAAATCAAGTAACTGAAGACCACTCTCTAGTAAATGAACTAGTGAAAAGCGGCGAGATTTCTTTAGAAGCTGCTGAAAATCATCCTAGAAAAAACGTATTGACCCGCTCATTGGGTGTGACGGAGGAAATCGATATCGATGTAACTATTCTACCAGCATTACCTAACGATCAAATGTTGCTTTGTTCAGATGGATTAACAAATATGGTCAAGGATCAAGATATAAAAAATATTTTAAGTGCTCAAAAATCAGCGCAAGAAAAAGTTGAAACGTTGATAGCGATGGCTAATGAACGTGGAGGATACGATAATATAACCATCATATTGGTACATACAAAAACAGAAGGGGGGGATAACAATCATGGAAAAGGGGAAGAAACTGAACGGCCGTTATAA
- the pknB gene encoding Stk1 family PASTA domain-containing Ser/Thr kinase encodes MEKGKKLNGRYKIIRSVGSGGMANVYLARDLILERDVAVKVLRFDFRDDQNTIRRFKREALAATELIHPNIVSVYDVGEEENNQYIVMEYIKGMDLKHYIHSNFPIPYQKVLDIMRQILAAVEEAHKNRIIHRDLKPQNVLIDESGVVKITDFGIAVALSQTSITQTNSLLGSVHYLSPEQARGGMATNQSDIYSLGIILYELLTGNVPFEGESAVSIALKHFQESLPSVKDFDHRIPQSLENVVLKATAKETIDRYRSVQEMASDLETSLSPQRIKESKFIPASLMEKTKILQPIIPVAPTAIVDVEEKAPDPKNKKQNNEINKDTKPKKKQRKIFWLTLLLLLLIITGSMVAFALTAPKDVLIPDVAGMSKEEAENALLAVDLYVNTTIIETSEDVKEGLVTRTDPEVDSSVKEETDVNLYISSGKETVSFKDYTGEPYEEVRAELIEQGFITKRIDESSNTFSEGSIIEQSIDEDEEVVPSETTVTLTVSTGEAKFEMKDLTGYSEKGVQDYANEKGLTVTINKDYSGEVSEGQVISQDPPTGELLSSGASISVVISLGEKPEQTFSKTVTIPYAEPKTNESEKAESESGKKAESGSQESTPIPNEVVIYIEDNEHTLEDEFQKFTITEDFETVIPFVLQEGDTGTYRIERDGEVIEENTKVTAE; translated from the coding sequence ATGGAAAAGGGGAAGAAACTGAACGGCCGTTATAAAATAATTAGATCAGTCGGTTCTGGCGGCATGGCAAATGTTTACCTTGCAAGAGATCTTATCTTAGAAAGAGATGTTGCAGTTAAGGTGTTGCGTTTTGACTTTAGAGATGATCAAAATACGATTCGACGATTCAAACGGGAAGCTTTGGCCGCTACAGAATTGATTCATCCTAATATTGTGAGTGTGTATGATGTTGGAGAAGAAGAAAATAACCAATATATTGTCATGGAGTATATTAAAGGAATGGATCTAAAGCATTATATCCATAGCAATTTCCCTATACCCTACCAAAAAGTTCTTGATATTATGAGACAAATTCTTGCAGCTGTTGAAGAAGCTCATAAAAATCGCATTATTCATAGAGATTTAAAGCCTCAAAATGTTTTAATAGATGAGTCAGGAGTCGTCAAGATAACCGATTTTGGAATAGCAGTAGCGTTATCTCAAACGTCTATTACTCAAACAAATTCTTTATTGGGATCGGTCCATTATCTTTCTCCAGAACAAGCAAGAGGAGGAATGGCAACTAACCAATCAGATATCTATTCATTAGGTATTATTTTATATGAATTGTTAACTGGTAATGTTCCTTTTGAAGGAGAGTCTGCAGTATCGATTGCTTTAAAGCATTTTCAAGAGTCGCTGCCATCGGTAAAAGATTTTGATCATCGTATTCCGCAGTCTTTAGAAAACGTTGTACTTAAAGCAACTGCAAAAGAAACGATTGACAGGTATCGTTCAGTACAAGAAATGGCTTCTGATTTGGAGACCTCTTTATCGCCTCAAAGAATCAAGGAATCAAAATTTATTCCAGCTAGCCTGATGGAGAAGACAAAAATATTGCAACCAATTATTCCTGTAGCACCTACCGCAATTGTTGATGTCGAAGAAAAAGCACCTGATCCTAAAAATAAAAAACAAAATAATGAAATAAATAAAGATACAAAGCCAAAGAAAAAACAGCGGAAAATATTTTGGCTTACATTATTATTGCTTTTGCTTATTATTACAGGAAGCATGGTTGCGTTTGCCCTTACGGCTCCTAAAGATGTTTTAATACCAGATGTTGCAGGAATGTCAAAAGAAGAAGCTGAAAATGCCCTTTTAGCGGTCGATTTGTACGTTAATACAACTATTATAGAGACAAGCGAAGACGTTAAAGAAGGCCTGGTTACGAGAACTGATCCAGAAGTGGATTCAAGTGTTAAAGAAGAAACGGATGTCAATTTGTACATCAGTTCTGGGAAAGAGACTGTTTCATTTAAAGATTATACAGGTGAACCTTATGAAGAAGTTCGAGCAGAACTTATAGAGCAAGGATTTATTACTAAACGGATAGATGAAAGTAGTAATACTTTCTCAGAAGGTTCGATCATTGAACAAAGTATAGACGAAGACGAAGAAGTTGTTCCTAGTGAAACAACAGTGACGTTAACAGTTAGTACCGGTGAAGCAAAATTTGAGATGAAAGATTTGACAGGATATTCTGAAAAAGGCGTGCAAGATTATGCGAATGAGAAAGGGCTGACAGTCACTATAAATAAAGATTATTCTGGCGAAGTTTCAGAAGGTCAAGTCATCTCACAGGATCCACCCACAGGAGAATTGTTGTCTAGTGGTGCTTCTATTTCAGTCGTGATCTCATTGGGAGAAAAACCGGAACAAACATTTTCAAAAACGGTAACTATCCCTTATGCTGAACCAAAAACGAATGAATCAGAAAAAGCAGAGTCTGAGTCTGGAAAAAAAGCAGAAAGCGGCTCACAAGAATCGACTCCTATACCAAATGAAGTTGTCATTTATATTGAAGATAACGAACACACCTTAGAAGATGAATTTCAAAAATTTACGATCACAGAAGATTTCGAAACGGTGATTCCATTTGTTCTTCAAGAAGGCGATACTGGGACTTATCGTATTGAACGTGATGGAGAAGTTATAGAAGAAAATACTAAAGTTACAGCTGAATAA
- the rsgA gene encoding ribosome small subunit-dependent GTPase A encodes MLLPEGQIRKALSGFYYVYYKGETYQTRGRGNFRKRDLTPLVGDYVLFESGNLKEGVVKELLPRKNELVRPPVANVDIGVVVMSAIEPNFSTNLLDRFLVTLESKGIQAVIYVSKIDLLSSETLQEIKEKQQAYEKIGYPIIVPEKEDNKKALEELVSYFPGKLTVFMGQSGAGKSTLLNSIAPDLLLKTAEISSALGRGKHTTRHVELLPLYDGLVADTPGFSSIDFLELEAEELSACFPDFVEVQDECRFRGCMHKKEPGCQVKKDVELKKIPEYRYQHYLQFLNEIESRKPRYNNKDKK; translated from the coding sequence ATTTTATTGCCGGAAGGTCAAATTAGAAAAGCATTGAGTGGCTTTTATTATGTTTATTATAAAGGCGAAACCTATCAGACCAGAGGTAGAGGGAACTTTCGGAAAAGAGATTTGACGCCTTTAGTTGGCGACTATGTTTTATTTGAAAGTGGGAATTTAAAAGAAGGTGTCGTAAAAGAACTATTGCCTAGAAAAAATGAATTAGTCCGGCCGCCGGTAGCGAATGTTGATATAGGTGTAGTAGTAATGTCAGCTATTGAACCGAATTTTTCAACTAATTTATTAGACCGCTTTTTGGTCACTTTAGAAAGTAAAGGGATCCAAGCCGTTATCTATGTTAGTAAAATTGATTTATTATCGAGTGAAACGCTCCAAGAAATTAAAGAAAAACAGCAAGCTTATGAAAAAATCGGCTATCCCATTATTGTACCTGAAAAAGAAGATAATAAAAAAGCATTAGAAGAATTAGTTTCTTATTTTCCTGGGAAATTAACTGTTTTTATGGGGCAATCTGGAGCTGGCAAGTCAACATTGTTGAACAGTATTGCACCTGATTTACTATTAAAGACTGCTGAAATTTCAAGCGCGCTTGGAAGAGGGAAACATACAACAAGACACGTTGAATTATTGCCTTTATACGATGGACTAGTGGCTGATACACCAGGTTTTAGTTCAATCGATTTTTTAGAACTTGAAGCTGAAGAACTCTCGGCTTGTTTCCCTGATTTTGTTGAGGTACAAGATGAATGCCGATTCAGAGGGTGTATGCATAAAAAGGAACCGGGATGTCAAGTGAAAAAAGATGTCGAATTAAAAAAGATACCAGAGTACCGGTATCAACATTACTTGCAATTTTTAAATGAAATTGAAAGTCGTAAACCAAGGTATAAT